In Nocardia asteroides, a single genomic region encodes these proteins:
- a CDS encoding carboxymuconolactone decarboxylase family protein produces MSIENLKSALPEYAKDLKLNLSSITRSTVLSEQQLWGTLLAAAAATRSASTLREIAEEAADTLSAEAYNAALGAASIMGMNNVFYRGKAFLGGRYDDLRAGLRMQIIGNPGVAKADFELWSFAVSSINGCQHCLEAHEHTLREEGVSREVIFESLRAAAIVAGVGQAVQSTEALASAAV; encoded by the coding sequence ATGAGCATTGAGAACCTGAAGAGCGCCCTGCCCGAGTACGCCAAGGACCTCAAGCTCAACCTGTCGTCCATCACCCGCAGCACCGTGCTCTCCGAGCAGCAGCTGTGGGGCACCCTGCTGGCGGCGGCGGCCGCGACCCGGTCCGCCAGCACCCTGCGCGAGATCGCCGAGGAGGCCGCCGACACCCTGTCGGCCGAGGCCTACAACGCCGCGCTGGGCGCCGCCTCGATCATGGGGATGAACAACGTCTTCTACCGCGGCAAGGCGTTCCTCGGCGGCAGGTACGACGACCTGCGGGCCGGGCTGCGCATGCAGATCATCGGCAACCCCGGGGTCGCGAAGGCCGATTTCGAGCTGTGGTCGTTCGCGGTCTCCTCGATCAACGGCTGCCAGCACTGCCTGGAGGCGCACGAGCACACCCTGCGCGAGGAGGGCGTCTCCCGCGAGGTGATCTTCGAATCGCTGCGCGCGGCCGCCATCGTCGCCGGTGTGGGCCAGGCCGTGCAGTCGACCGAGGCGCTCGCCAGCGCGGCGGTCTGA
- a CDS encoding peroxiredoxin, with amino-acid sequence MALLTIGDQFPAYNLTAVIGGDLSKVDAQQPDDYFTRVTSDDHAGKWRIVFFWPKDFTFVCPTEIAAFGKLNEEFADRDAQVLGASVDNEFVHFQWRAQHEDLKTLPFPILSDLKRELATATGVLNADGVADRATFIVDPNNEVQFVSVTAGSVGRNVDEVLRVLDALQSDELCACNWKKGDPTIDAGELLSASV; translated from the coding sequence ATGGCCCTGCTGACCATCGGCGACCAGTTCCCCGCGTACAACCTCACCGCTGTCATCGGCGGTGACCTGTCGAAGGTCGACGCTCAGCAGCCCGACGACTACTTCACCCGGGTGACCAGCGACGACCACGCGGGCAAGTGGCGGATCGTCTTCTTCTGGCCCAAGGACTTCACCTTCGTGTGCCCCACCGAGATCGCCGCCTTCGGCAAGCTGAACGAGGAGTTCGCCGACCGCGACGCGCAGGTGCTCGGCGCCTCGGTGGACAACGAGTTCGTGCACTTCCAGTGGCGAGCCCAGCACGAGGATCTCAAGACCCTCCCCTTCCCGATCCTGTCCGACCTCAAGCGCGAGCTGGCCACCGCGACCGGCGTGCTCAACGCCGACGGCGTCGCGGACCGCGCCACCTTCATCGTCGACCCGAACAACGAGGTCCAGTTCGTCTCGGTCACCGCGGGTTCGGTCGGCCGAAACGTGGACGAGGTGCTGCGCGTGCTCGACGCGCTGCAGTCCGACGAGCTGTGCGCCTGCAACTGGAAGAAGGGCGATCCGACGATCGACGCGGGTGAGCTGCTCTCCGCCAGCGTCTGA
- a CDS encoding PhzF family phenazine biosynthesis protein → MGIRVEVVRVFTDASGRFGNRLGIARAADVAEPERQELARRAGYSETVVVAEPVDGIAPLRIYTPAVELPFAGHPSVGTAWWFLRRGIPVTALRVPAGLVAVQSADGLTWITAKADWTPDFVFHRYPTAAEVTALDPADFPGGPHYAWAWSDEHRGSIRSRMFGPTMGITEDEATGAAAVAITAQLRRGLHITQGAGSHLFTQWDSDGWVRLGGRVADDSAAEF, encoded by the coding sequence ATGGGCATCCGAGTGGAAGTGGTCCGTGTGTTCACCGACGCGAGCGGCCGGTTCGGCAACCGGCTCGGAATCGCCCGCGCGGCCGACGTCGCCGAGCCGGAGCGGCAGGAGCTCGCCCGGCGCGCCGGGTACAGCGAGACGGTGGTGGTCGCCGAGCCGGTCGACGGCATTGCCCCGCTGCGGATCTACACCCCGGCCGTCGAGCTGCCCTTCGCCGGGCACCCTTCGGTCGGCACCGCCTGGTGGTTCCTGCGCCGCGGCATCCCGGTGACGGCGCTGCGGGTGCCCGCCGGGCTCGTCGCGGTGCAGAGCGCCGACGGCCTCACTTGGATCACCGCCAAGGCCGACTGGACCCCGGATTTCGTGTTCCACCGCTACCCGACGGCCGCCGAGGTGACCGCGCTCGACCCCGCGGACTTCCCCGGCGGCCCGCACTACGCGTGGGCGTGGAGCGACGAGCATCGCGGCAGCATCCGCAGCCGGATGTTCGGCCCGACCATGGGGATCACCGAGGACGAGGCGACCGGCGCCGCGGCGGTGGCGATCACCGCGCAGCTGCGCCGCGGGCTGCACATCACCCAGGGCGCGGGGTCGCACCTGTTCACCCAGTGGGATTCCGACGGCTGGGTCCGGCTCGGCGGGCGGGTCGCCGATGACTCCGCCGCCGAGTTCTGA
- a CDS encoding Pr6Pr family membrane protein, with amino-acid sequence MTAAGTAGWIRAARVVLGALGVLALLWIPLRNLNVPEFSIGNYFSYFTIQSNVIGVLVLLVGGALDPDGRRWQLLRGAATLYLVITGVVYAVLLANIDVMLTDRWINDVLHRILPLVLLADWILVPRRLGITPGLIGAWLVYPAAYAVYTLLRGPAVGWYPYPFLDPRQQGYVSLTLGLVVLAVVFALLAAAVAGIGELRHPRSRS; translated from the coding sequence ATGACAGCTGCGGGGACGGCCGGGTGGATCCGTGCGGCGCGGGTCGTTCTCGGCGCGCTCGGGGTGCTGGCGCTGCTCTGGATCCCGCTGCGCAACCTGAATGTGCCGGAGTTCTCGATCGGCAACTACTTCAGCTACTTCACCATTCAGTCGAACGTGATCGGCGTGCTGGTGCTGCTGGTCGGCGGCGCGCTCGACCCGGACGGCAGGCGCTGGCAGCTGCTGCGCGGCGCCGCCACGCTCTACCTGGTGATCACCGGCGTCGTGTACGCGGTGCTGCTGGCGAATATCGACGTCATGCTTACCGATCGCTGGATCAACGACGTGCTGCACCGCATCCTGCCGCTGGTGCTGCTGGCCGACTGGATCCTGGTGCCGCGCCGGCTCGGGATCACCCCCGGCCTGATCGGCGCCTGGCTGGTGTACCCGGCGGCGTACGCGGTGTACACGCTGCTGCGCGGCCCCGCGGTGGGCTGGTATCCGTACCCGTTCCTCGACCCGAGGCAGCAGGGGTACGTCTCGCTGACCCTCGGACTCGTCGTGCTCGCGGTGGTGTTCGCGCTGCTCGCGGCCGCGGTGGCGGGGATCGGCGAGCTGCGGCACCCGCGGTCGCGGAGCTGA